TTCCGCGACATCACCACGCTGCTGCTCGACGCGAAGGGCTTCCAGGCCTCGATCGAGCGGCTGGCGGCGGCGGCGCCGGACGGCATCGACCTGATCGCCGGGATCGAGGCGCGCGGCTTCATCTTCTCGTCGGCGCTGGCCGCGCACATGGGCAAGGGCCTCGTCCTGATCCGCAAGGACGGCAAGCTGCCCGGCGCCACCATCGGGGTCGACTACACGCTGGAATATGGCACCGACCGGGTGGTGATGCATGAGGATGCGTGCGTCCCCGGCCAGAGGGTGCTGCTGGTCGACGATCTCATCGCCACCGGCGGCACCGCGCTCGCCGCCGTCCGGCTGCTCCGCCAGGCCGGTGCCGAGGTGATCGGTGCCCATTTCGTGATCGACCTGCCCGATCTCGGCGGCGCCGACAGGCTCCGCGCCGAGGGTGTGGCGGTGACGACCCTAGTGGCGTTCGAAGGCGACTGAGCGCGACGGCGGCGGCGTCCCCGACCCGCCGCGCGCGTCGGCGGACGCGCAGGAAACTGCTCCGCACCATAACTTTAGTCGCAAAATCCCGCCGCCGCGAAGGCGGCCGGGGACTCTGTTAACGGCCTTCCGCAAAGCGTGGTGGAGCGTTGCCG
This genomic window from Sphingomonas abietis contains:
- a CDS encoding adenine phosphoribosyltransferase, whose protein sequence is MTSAITAATANADLAALIRTIPDFPKPGIQFRDITTLLLDAKGFQASIERLAAAAPDGIDLIAGIEARGFIFSSALAAHMGKGLVLIRKDGKLPGATIGVDYTLEYGTDRVVMHEDACVPGQRVLLVDDLIATGGTALAAVRLLRQAGAEVIGAHFVIDLPDLGGADRLRAEGVAVTTLVAFEGD